In the genome of Actinomycetota bacterium, the window CTTCCTTCGGCCTGGAGCGAGTTCATCGAGACGAACACCACAGGCGAGTCCTGCCTCGGCCCGCTAGCCGGCTTGTCGGCGCAAAAGGACCTCTACGCCCGGACGGTGGAGGCTCTATCCGACGCCGCGCTTACCACGCTCGTGCTCGTGTCCCGACCCGATACGGCAGCACTGAGGGAGGCCGCACGGTCCTCGGAAGAGCTCCGGGAGCTCGGGATCAAGAACCAGCGGCTGGTGCTGAACGGACTCTTCACCGCATCCTCAGAAGACGACCCCATCGCCAAAGCGCTCCAGCGGCGGGGTGACGAAGCACTCGGCGGCATGCCCGAGGATCTCGCCGGGATGTCCGCCGCACGAATCCCGTTCATCGTCTCGCCCCCCGTGGGTCTTGAGGGCCTACGCGGCCTACTCTCAGCCCGTCCCGGACCGCAGGTCGTGAGCGACGGACCCAGCATCGAGATCGATATCTCAGGAACGGAATCGCTACGTGCGCTCGTTGACGAGATCGCCTGGCGCGGCTCGGGCGTAGTCATGACCATGGGGAAGGGCGGCGTGGGCAAGACGACGGTCGCAGCCGCGATAGCCCTTGAGCTGGCGAGGCGCGGGCTTCCCGTACACCTCTCAACCACCGATCCCGCAGCGCATGTCGAGGATGCCGTGGGTGAAGCGGGCGAGCTGCTGGAGGTCAGCCGCATAGACCCAGCAGCCGAGGTCGCCGCGTATCGCGAACAGGTCCTCGCCACGGCTGGCGAGGGACTCGACCCATCCGCACTCGCGATGCTCGAAGAGGATCTGCGTTCGCCGTGCACCGAGGAGATAGCGGTGTTCAGAGCGTTCGCCCGAATCGTTGCACGCGCGACCGACCGCTTTGTCATCCTCGATACTGCGCCCACCGGGCACACGCTGCTGCTCATAGACTCCTCGGAGGCCTACCATCGAGAAGTCTCCCGCAACGCGACTGATACGCCGGCGGAGGTTCTGGAGCTGCTCCCGCACCTCTGGGATCCCGACTTCACGAAGATACTCATCGTCACGCTTGCGGAAGCGACACCCGTGAGTGAGGCCAATCGTCTCAAAGCCGACCTGGAGCGAGCGGGCATCTTCCCTTACGCATGGGTGGTCAACCAGAGCTTCGCGCTCGTTGACACCGACGACCCTGTGCTGCGGCGCAGAGCGGCTAACGAGGTGCGTCATATCGAGCGTGTTGTGTCCGAGCATGCCGACCGTGTCGCCATCATCCCATGGGTGCCTGTGGCTCCCGTCGGGAGGGATCTCGCGGCGCTCCTGGATGCACCGGGTGGGACAACTCATTACGTCTATTGCTGTGACCCCTGTGAGTACTCATTCGAGGTATCGCTCGGCACTGCTGAGTTCGCCCCTCGTCAACACACCTGTCCTCTGTGCGGGGCTACGGGTGCCCATCTGCTTGGCGAGGCGAGCGATTCAACGCGACGTTGCTGCGCCGTGGGAACGGGCTGCTGCGGCACCCCCGGGAGTGCGTGATGCGACGGTTGGGCCAAGAGACGCCTCCGGCAGTCGATGACCCCACGGGCGTTCAATCGGTCAATGGGAGGTCAGGGCTGTGAGGTACGTCTACTACTGCGACCGGTGCGGCACGATGTTCGAGGTGGAGATCGAGGCAGAAGCCCCGGTCCTTCCGGAGATGATGTGCCCCAAATGCGAGTATCCCCATGCGATCAAGGCATTCGCCGTAGCTCCGACGGCCGGTGGGTGTTGCGGTCCCTTGGCGGCGCCGCGTTCATCTGGCGGTGGTTGATGACGCTGGCAAGACCGGTCCGGTCATGCTGGGTCAACCAAACAGTCAAGTATGGACGCGAGCGAGGAGGGATGGGCGGTGGATCAGATGGAATTGCGCCAGCGAGCGGAAGAGCTCTACCGGAGCGGGCAGCTCCTGTGCTCGGAGGCGCTACTCTACACCTTCAACGAGGAACTCGGCCGACCCCTGTCCGATGATGCGCTGAAGATGGCATCGGGTTTTCCTGTCGGCATGGGAGCCCTCGGTAGTGGCGGGTGCACCTGCGGTGCACTCTCCGCCGGTCAGATGGTGCTCGGTCTCGTCTACGGACGCGCCGTCCCGGGTGAAGATGCACCGGTCATCCTTGAGAAGGCCAAGCAGCTTCACGACTGGTTCAAGAGCGACAAAGGCTCCACGTGCTGCCGTGTGCTGATCCGGGACTTCGAATTCGGCTCGCCGGCACACATCGACCAGTGCGTGAGGTTCACCGGAGACGTGACGGAACACGTGGCCCGCATGCTCGATAGAGATCCAGATTGGGACAGGTGGACTCCGAAGCCGGAGAACGTGTGACAGCGGTTGGGTCCCGGCATCCCGCGCAGAGTATCGGCGGGACGGGCTGCAACCTTGGAATCGCCGCTCGATGAGCGGCTGTGATATTGGCAGCGGAAGAACCGATGAGGAGCGCGATATGAGTGAGAATGCATCAACCGGCGCACCAACCGAGAAGAAGCGCCTGGGGGTGTTCGAACGCTACCTGACGCTCTGGGTGGCGCTCTGCATCATTGCAGGCACCCTGGTGGGCAACGCGTGGTCTGGCGTTGCCACAGCGCTGTCCAAGTTCACGTACGCACAGATCTCGATCCCGGTCGCGGTGCTGATCTGGCTCATGATCTACCCGATGATGCTGCAGATCGACTTCGCCTCGCTCAAGCGTGTCGGCGAGAAGAAGCAGGGCCTGGTGGTCACCACTGTCACCAACTGGGTTATCAAGCCGTTCACGATGTACGCGATCGCGTGGTTCTTCCTCAACATCGTGTTCACGAAGTGGATCCCGGTCGACCTGGCCCGCGAGTACCTGGCTGGTGCGGTTCTGCTGGGCGCCGCACCCTGCACCGCGATGGTGTTCGTGTGGTCGTACCTGGCCGACGGCGATCCTGCATACACACTCGTGCAGGTAGCGGTGAACGACCTCATCATCCTGTTCGCCTACGCGCCGATCGTGATGTTCCTGCTTGGGTTGTCGGACATCATGGTGCCGTACGACACGGTCATTCTGTCGGTCGTGCTGTTCGTCGTGGTGCCGCTCGTGCTGGGCTGGGT includes:
- a CDS encoding C-GCAxxG-C-C family protein gives rise to the protein MELRQRAEELYRSGQLLCSEALLYTFNEELGRPLSDDALKMASGFPVGMGALGSGGCTCGALSAGQMVLGLVYGRAVPGEDAPVILEKAKQLHDWFKSDKGSTCCRVLIRDFEFGSPAHIDQCVRFTGDVTEHVARMLDRDPDWDRWTPKPENV
- the arsB gene encoding ACR3 family arsenite efflux transporter codes for the protein MSENASTGAPTEKKRLGVFERYLTLWVALCIIAGTLVGNAWSGVATALSKFTYAQISIPVAVLIWLMIYPMMLQIDFASLKRVGEKKQGLVVTTVTNWVIKPFTMYAIAWFFLNIVFTKWIPVDLAREYLAGAVLLGAAPCTAMVFVWSYLADGDPAYTLVQVAVNDLIILFAYAPIVMFLLGLSDIMVPYDTVILSVVLFVVVPLVLGWVSRVQLIKRKGLEWFSDKFLPALAPVTIIALLATLIIIFIFQGEAIVSNPLHILLIAVPLVIQTYLIFAIAYGWSWLWRLPHPIGAPAGFVGASNFFELAVAVAISLFGLTSGAALATVVGVLTEVPVMLSLVWIANRTRERYNLRVQPGAVAMADA